One stretch of Hymenobacter chitinivorans DSM 11115 DNA includes these proteins:
- a CDS encoding peroxiredoxin, producing the protein MAVLVGKRAPSFKATAVIDSEFEEDFSLDRYLGKKHVIFYFYPADFTFVCPTEIIAFQERLADFEAKGVAIVGCSTDTHFSHFAWLQTPRDNGGIEGVTYPLVADATKTIASNYDVLGGHYDYNEAGEMTFVGSPLAYRGLFLIDKDGIVRHQVVNDGPLGRSIDEAMRMVDALQYFEAKGEVCPANWEEGKEAMQATREGVASYLGKQASH; encoded by the coding sequence ATGGCAGTTCTCGTTGGCAAACGTGCTCCTTCTTTCAAGGCTACGGCCGTAATCGACAGCGAATTCGAAGAGGATTTCTCTTTGGACCGCTACCTGGGCAAGAAGCACGTTATCTTCTACTTCTACCCCGCCGACTTCACCTTTGTGTGCCCCACCGAAATCATTGCGTTCCAGGAGCGTCTGGCCGATTTCGAAGCCAAGGGCGTGGCCATTGTGGGCTGCTCGACCGACACGCACTTCTCCCACTTCGCCTGGCTGCAGACGCCCCGCGACAATGGTGGCATTGAGGGCGTAACCTACCCGCTGGTAGCTGACGCTACCAAGACCATTGCCTCGAACTACGACGTGCTGGGCGGCCACTACGACTACAATGAAGCCGGCGAAATGACCTTCGTGGGCTCGCCCCTGGCCTACCGCGGCCTGTTCCTGATCGACAAGGACGGCATCGTGCGCCACCAGGTGGTAAACGACGGTCCGCTGGGCCGCAGCATCGACGAAGCTATGCGCATGGTGGATGCCCTGCAGTACTTCGAAGCCAAAGGCGAGGTGTGCCCCGCCAACTGGGAAGAAGGTAAAGAAGCCATGCAGGCCACCCGTGAGGGCGTAGCCAGCTACCTGGGCAAGCAGGCCTCGCACTAG
- a CDS encoding 3-deoxy-D-manno-octulosonic acid transferase, with the protein MRFLYTIGLHLYALLLRLVAPFVPKAAQWVAGRRGLLEHIRATLQADTAPRVWFHCASLGEFEQGRPLIEAYAQRHPDHKIVLTFFSPSGYAVRHNWPGADYVFYLPLDTQANARQFLDAVQPRLAVFVKYEFWYYLLSGLQQRGVPTICVSAIFRPGQVFFKPWGGFYRRMLQCFTHIFTQNEASVQLLRQAGLTQASVAGDTRFDTVVRTALAPPKELPLVDAFTDDWLPVCIVGSSWPEDMPVLTPLMQQYQQELRFIVAPHEISEHNLRLVEEALPGKVVRYSQAQPATVAQATVLLIDNVGLLSQLYRFGHFAYVGGAFGKGLHNTLEAAAFGLPLFFGPTYGKFQEAIDLVEMRCAFPVRTAQELKDAFAPLFRNEANRLVVQDLSLEYVHQKAGATALIMRWLAVNE; encoded by the coding sequence TTGCGTTTTCTCTATACCATTGGCCTCCACCTCTACGCCCTGCTGCTGCGGCTGGTAGCGCCCTTCGTGCCCAAGGCCGCGCAGTGGGTGGCCGGCCGCCGGGGCCTGCTGGAGCACATCCGGGCCACGCTGCAGGCCGATACCGCGCCCCGGGTGTGGTTTCACTGCGCGTCCCTGGGCGAGTTTGAGCAGGGCCGCCCCCTCATCGAAGCCTACGCCCAGCGCCACCCCGACCACAAAATCGTGCTGACGTTCTTCTCGCCCTCAGGCTACGCCGTGCGCCACAACTGGCCCGGGGCCGACTACGTGTTCTACCTGCCCCTCGATACCCAGGCCAACGCCCGGCAGTTTCTGGACGCGGTGCAGCCCCGGCTGGCGGTGTTCGTCAAGTATGAGTTCTGGTACTACTTGCTTTCAGGGCTGCAGCAGCGCGGGGTGCCCACCATCTGCGTGTCAGCCATCTTCCGGCCCGGGCAGGTGTTCTTCAAGCCCTGGGGCGGGTTTTACCGGCGCATGCTGCAGTGCTTCACCCACATTTTCACCCAGAACGAAGCCTCCGTGCAGCTGCTGCGCCAAGCCGGCCTCACCCAGGCCAGCGTAGCCGGCGACACCCGCTTCGACACGGTGGTCCGCACGGCCCTGGCTCCGCCCAAGGAGCTACCCCTGGTCGACGCCTTCACCGACGACTGGCTGCCCGTGTGCATCGTGGGTAGCAGCTGGCCCGAGGACATGCCCGTGCTGACGCCGCTCATGCAGCAGTACCAGCAGGAATTGCGCTTTATCGTGGCACCTCACGAAATCAGCGAGCATAACCTGCGCCTGGTGGAGGAAGCCCTGCCCGGCAAAGTGGTGCGCTATTCCCAGGCCCAGCCCGCCACCGTGGCCCAGGCCACCGTGCTGCTCATCGACAACGTGGGTTTGCTCAGCCAGCTCTACCGGTTCGGGCACTTTGCTTACGTCGGCGGAGCCTTCGGCAAGGGCTTGCACAACACCCTGGAAGCCGCCGCCTTTGGCCTGCCCCTGTTCTTTGGCCCTACCTACGGCAAGTTTCAGGAGGCTATTGACTTGGTGGAAATGCGCTGCGCCTTCCCCGTGCGCACGGCCCAGGAGCTTAAAGATGCCTTTGCCCCGCTGTTCCGCAACGAAGCCAACCGCCTCGTCGTGCAAGACCTGAGCCTGGAATACGTCCACCAAAAAGCCGGCGCCACCGCCCTCATCATGCGGTGGCTCGCGGTGAATGAGTGA
- the rsgA gene encoding ribosome small subunit-dependent GTPase A, with product MTGIVVKSTGSWYLVRETATGKLHRCRLRGKFKNKNLKVSNPLAVGDQVDFTVEEQTEGAGVIHHIEPRRNYIIRRSVHKAEHAHIVAANLDQALLVVTLVSPATSFGFIDRFLVTAEAYGIPVTLIFNKTDLYDEDLTDYQDQVLKMYKRTGYPGLRCSAETGVGVADVDALLDGKVSLLSGHSGVGKSTLINALVPDLDLKTQEISEFSDKGVHTTTFAEMLEVRPGTYLIDTPGIKELGLVDIPPGQLAHFFPEMRALLNQCRYHNCQHVHEPGCAVREAVEKGKIALPRYDSYVSMLNDEDNRH from the coding sequence ATGACCGGTATTGTAGTTAAATCGACGGGCTCTTGGTACCTGGTGCGCGAAACGGCCACGGGCAAGCTGCACCGCTGCCGGCTGCGGGGCAAGTTCAAGAACAAGAACCTGAAGGTGAGCAACCCGCTGGCCGTCGGCGACCAGGTCGACTTCACGGTGGAGGAGCAAACCGAGGGCGCGGGCGTGATTCACCACATCGAGCCCCGCCGCAACTACATCATCCGCCGCTCGGTGCACAAGGCCGAGCACGCCCACATTGTGGCCGCCAACCTCGACCAGGCCCTGCTGGTCGTCACGCTGGTGTCGCCGGCTACCTCGTTCGGGTTCATCGACCGGTTTCTGGTGACGGCCGAGGCCTACGGCATTCCGGTGACGCTGATTTTCAACAAAACCGACCTCTACGACGAGGATCTGACCGACTACCAGGACCAGGTGCTCAAGATGTACAAGCGCACGGGCTACCCCGGCCTGCGCTGCTCGGCCGAAACGGGCGTGGGCGTGGCCGACGTGGATGCCCTGCTCGACGGCAAAGTTTCGCTGCTCTCGGGCCACTCAGGCGTGGGCAAAAGCACGCTCATCAACGCCCTGGTGCCCGATTTAGACTTGAAGACTCAGGAAATCAGCGAGTTTTCCGACAAGGGCGTGCACACCACCACCTTCGCCGAAATGCTGGAAGTGCGGCCCGGCACCTACCTCATCGACACGCCCGGCATCAAGGAACTGGGCTTGGTGGATATTCCGCCCGGGCAGCTGGCCCACTTCTTTCCCGAGATGCGCGCCTTGCTCAACCAATGCCGCTACCACAACTGCCAGCACGTGCACGAACCGGGCTGTGCCGTGCGCGAGGCCGTAGAAAAAGGCAAGATTGCCCTGCCCCGCTACGACAGTTACGTGAGCATGCTCAACGACGAAGACAACCGCCACTAG
- a CDS encoding NAD(P)-dependent oxidoreductase, with protein MSTALPNVAFIGLGNMGRAMAAKLLAAGYPLTVYNRTADKTEPLRALGAKVAATPAEAVAEGAFVVTMVTDDAALRAVTTGKDGFLNSMPPGAVHVSCSTVGPETTRELARAHYRHGSRLIAAPVFGQPEAATEAKLWVCTSGSVPAKEKAEPLLKTFSQGIHDFGKDTGAANVVKLCGNFMLGAAIEAMAEAFDLAERSGLDRQQVCQMLTSTVFDTPVYRGYGPVLATKNYQPLGRAPYILRKDLGLMQTEAKEIGVNMPFVNIILNHLATTVARTPADTSWTSFARHISEEAGLVR; from the coding sequence ATGTCTACTGCCCTTCCCAACGTCGCCTTTATCGGCCTCGGCAACATGGGCCGCGCTATGGCGGCCAAGCTGCTGGCCGCCGGCTACCCGCTAACGGTCTACAACCGCACCGCCGACAAGACCGAACCGCTGCGCGCACTGGGCGCCAAGGTAGCCGCCACGCCCGCCGAAGCAGTGGCGGAGGGCGCTTTTGTGGTGACGATGGTGACCGACGACGCGGCGCTGCGGGCCGTAACGACGGGCAAAGACGGCTTTCTGAACAGCATGCCACCCGGCGCGGTGCACGTATCGTGCAGCACGGTGGGCCCCGAAACCACCCGGGAACTGGCCCGGGCGCATTACCGCCACGGCTCCCGCCTGATTGCCGCACCCGTGTTTGGGCAGCCTGAAGCCGCCACCGAGGCCAAGCTCTGGGTGTGCACCAGCGGCTCGGTGCCGGCCAAGGAAAAGGCCGAGCCGCTGCTGAAAACCTTCAGCCAGGGCATTCACGACTTCGGCAAAGACACCGGGGCGGCCAACGTGGTCAAGCTCTGCGGCAACTTTATGCTCGGCGCCGCCATCGAAGCCATGGCCGAAGCCTTCGACCTGGCCGAGCGCAGCGGCCTAGACCGGCAGCAGGTGTGCCAGATGCTGACCAGCACCGTATTCGATACGCCGGTGTACCGCGGCTACGGGCCAGTGCTTGCCACCAAAAACTACCAGCCCCTGGGCCGGGCCCCTTACATTCTGCGCAAAGACCTGGGCCTGATGCAAACCGAGGCCAAGGAAATCGGGGTCAACATGCCGTTTGTCAATATTATCCTCAACCACCTGGCTACTACCGTAGCCCGCACGCCCGCCGATACCAGCTGGACGTCCTTCGCCCGCCATATTTCCGAGGAAGCGGGTCTGGTGCGGTGA
- a CDS encoding Fur family transcriptional regulator: MTPFSDHSEFPSCQPNRDELRQRLATAGLRATTQRILILESLLLLPGHPTAEQVHRQVAATEPTVSLGTVYKTLDSFVAAGLTKRVASTEGACRRYDSDCTAHHHLYCTDTKEIIDYSNPELDALIRDFFATRGLGDFQPHSFSLHIAGSRTS, encoded by the coding sequence GTGACACCTTTTTCCGACCATTCTGAGTTTCCCAGCTGCCAGCCCAACCGGGACGAGCTGCGCCAGCGCCTGGCCACGGCCGGGCTGCGGGCCACCACCCAGCGCATCCTGATTTTGGAGAGCTTACTGCTGCTGCCGGGCCACCCCACCGCCGAGCAGGTGCACCGGCAGGTAGCGGCCACCGAGCCGACCGTGTCGCTGGGCACGGTGTATAAAACCCTGGACAGCTTTGTGGCCGCCGGCCTGACCAAGCGCGTGGCTTCCACCGAGGGGGCCTGCCGCCGCTACGACTCCGACTGCACCGCCCACCACCACCTGTACTGCACCGACACCAAGGAAATCATCGACTACAGCAACCCCGAGCTGGACGCGCTGATCCGCGACTTTTTCGCGACCCGCGGCCTGGGTGACTTCCAGCCCCACTCCTTTTCCCTGCACATCGCCGGCTCCCGGACTTCTTGA